Proteins from one Vibrio pomeroyi genomic window:
- a CDS encoding sulfite exporter TauE/SafE family protein, whose translation MELPVLLAILATIAVGTYFQTVTGFGLGIIVIGLTVSLNLVSLPVIAAVVSIVTLFNCLVALMGKPLLGELKILVVLVIGIIPGVSMGVFLLDELSDSATNILRGLLGAMVLFAGLSFMFKPKTRKDRSATVSFLLSGFSSGLAGGVFGMAGPPIVYHLYRQPFTLDLVRSTLLMVFACTSMSRTVNVYAAGDMEARILWLSAIAVPLVALVTMFARRFPPPLSNDQLRKLVFIVLMLIGGYLMAVSAWSLLAIS comes from the coding sequence ATGGAGTTACCTGTTTTACTCGCTATTCTTGCCACCATTGCGGTGGGTACCTACTTCCAAACGGTCACGGGTTTTGGCCTCGGTATCATCGTGATTGGTTTAACGGTCAGCCTTAATTTGGTTTCCTTACCCGTTATAGCCGCTGTGGTCAGTATTGTGACCTTGTTCAATTGCTTGGTCGCGTTGATGGGTAAGCCACTGCTTGGTGAACTCAAGATTCTGGTGGTGTTAGTCATCGGTATTATCCCCGGCGTATCGATGGGGGTGTTCTTGCTAGACGAGTTGAGCGATTCGGCCACGAATATTCTCCGAGGATTATTGGGTGCGATGGTGTTATTCGCAGGTTTGAGCTTTATGTTCAAACCTAAAACCAGAAAGGACCGTTCGGCAACGGTATCTTTCTTGTTATCTGGTTTTAGTTCTGGGCTCGCGGGTGGGGTATTCGGTATGGCAGGCCCACCGATTGTTTACCATCTCTATCGACAACCTTTTACGCTCGATCTGGTGCGAAGCACACTGCTGATGGTGTTCGCTTGTACGTCGATGTCCCGTACTGTCAATGTCTACGCTGCCGGCGACATGGAAGCGAGAATACTGTGGTTATCCGCTATTGCTGTCCCTTTGGTGGCGCTTGTTACTATGTTTGCTCGGCGTTTCCCACCGCCGTTGTCCAATGATCAACTGAGAAAACTGGTGTTTATTGTGTTGATGTTGATTGGTGGGTATTTGATGGCTGTCTCTGCATGGTCGTTGCTCGCTATTTCCTAG
- a CDS encoding IclR family transcriptional regulator: MQTETPQVQGDTPTLRLFALLEVIAQKDEFISLQGLVEETGLPKPTLHRMLQQLESAGIIQRDGDEKHYSSGIRLRKLAENLLFNSTMHSARRTILENLRAEVGESCNLTALSSGEIIYLDRAETEAPLRFHLQPGSRVPVHCSATGKLFLAHMSKSQRRRLIENVPLTQYTVKTITDYSVLEQDIEEAKIQGFAIDDEEFLPGLVCIAVLIPSPTGQSNLGLAIQAPVIRVKPDEAIKFLPALQKAAKALAKIEADNWTQE, encoded by the coding sequence ATGCAAACAGAAACACCACAAGTTCAAGGAGATACGCCCACTCTCCGACTTTTTGCACTATTAGAGGTGATAGCGCAAAAAGACGAGTTTATTTCCCTTCAAGGGCTCGTCGAAGAAACCGGATTACCGAAACCTACTCTGCACCGTATGCTGCAACAATTAGAATCCGCAGGCATCATTCAAAGAGACGGTGATGAAAAGCATTACAGCTCTGGCATTCGACTCAGAAAGCTTGCTGAAAACCTTCTGTTCAACAGCACCATGCACAGTGCTAGACGCACGATTCTCGAAAACCTTCGAGCGGAAGTCGGCGAAAGCTGCAACCTAACCGCACTATCGAGCGGTGAGATCATCTACCTTGACCGTGCAGAGACCGAAGCGCCACTTCGCTTCCACCTGCAACCCGGCTCTCGTGTTCCTGTTCACTGCTCTGCGACAGGTAAACTGTTTTTGGCTCACATGTCGAAATCACAGCGCAGAAGACTGATCGAAAACGTGCCACTGACTCAGTACACAGTCAAAACCATCACCGACTACTCAGTGTTAGAGCAAGACATCGAAGAAGCGAAGATCCAAGGCTTTGCGATTGATGACGAAGAGTTTCTGCCGGGTTTGGTGTGTATTGCGGTGCTTATTCCATCGCCTACGGGCCAATCTAATCTCGGCTTAGCAATTCAAGCACCTGTGATTCGAGTAAAGCCGGACGAGGCGATCAAGTTCCTACCTGCTCTACAAAAAGCTGCTAAAGCACTGGCGAAGATAGAAGCAGACAACTGGACGCAAGAATAA
- a CDS encoding NAD-dependent succinate-semialdehyde dehydrogenase — translation MLEINNQRLLSFMVTEANNAVAVTNPATGELIGHAPISSEAELDSAIERAHIAQKEWAKIPAKSRAAILKAWHQLLIENKDDLAHLMTIEQGKPLAEAAGEVVYSASFIEWFAEEAKRTYGDSIPSTAGDKRLVTIKQPIGVACAITPWNFPIAMITRKAAPALAAGCSFIVKPSDETPLSAFAVVELAYQAGVPKDLLQVVLGDSPEQIGELFTSHPLIKKISFTGSTRVGSILMAQAAKGIKRTSMELGGNAPFIVFDDADIDAAVQGAMASKFRNAGQTCVCANRFYIHSKVHDEFVAKFDQAVQQLKIGNGLDADVNIGPVISERAKQNIQGLIDRAIEQGAQPVTPTQELAGLFIQPVILKDVKHDMDIVQQEIFGPVAPIMKFDSDEALIEMANDTIYGLASYFYSQNIHRVWKVAEALEYGMVGINDGMISTEVAPFGGVKQSGIGREGAKEGIDEYMDIKYLCFGGN, via the coding sequence ATGCTAGAAATTAATAACCAGCGCTTACTCTCTTTTATGGTGACAGAAGCGAATAACGCGGTTGCCGTGACCAATCCAGCAACGGGTGAGCTTATTGGACATGCGCCTATCTCATCTGAGGCAGAATTGGACAGTGCTATCGAGCGAGCTCATATTGCGCAAAAAGAGTGGGCGAAAATTCCGGCTAAATCTCGCGCTGCGATACTAAAAGCTTGGCATCAACTGCTCATTGAAAACAAGGACGACCTTGCTCACTTAATGACGATTGAACAAGGCAAGCCATTGGCAGAAGCTGCAGGCGAAGTAGTTTATAGTGCAAGCTTTATTGAATGGTTCGCCGAAGAAGCCAAGCGCACTTATGGTGACTCGATTCCAAGTACCGCTGGGGATAAGCGTTTAGTGACAATCAAGCAGCCGATTGGCGTAGCATGTGCCATCACACCGTGGAATTTCCCGATTGCGATGATCACTCGTAAGGCTGCACCTGCTCTAGCGGCTGGGTGTAGTTTTATTGTGAAGCCCTCTGACGAAACGCCACTTTCTGCTTTTGCTGTTGTTGAGCTGGCTTACCAAGCGGGTGTTCCTAAAGATCTGCTTCAAGTGGTATTGGGTGACAGCCCAGAACAAATTGGCGAGCTATTCACATCACACCCATTAATCAAGAAGATCTCTTTTACAGGCTCTACCCGTGTTGGCAGTATCTTGATGGCTCAAGCGGCAAAAGGCATCAAACGTACCTCGATGGAGCTTGGCGGTAATGCTCCGTTTATCGTGTTTGACGATGCCGACATCGATGCTGCAGTTCAAGGCGCAATGGCTTCGAAATTCCGTAATGCAGGCCAAACCTGTGTTTGTGCTAACCGATTCTATATTCACAGCAAGGTGCACGACGAGTTTGTGGCTAAATTCGACCAAGCGGTGCAGCAACTTAAAATTGGCAACGGCTTAGACGCGGACGTCAACATTGGCCCTGTGATCAGCGAAAGAGCGAAGCAGAACATCCAAGGTTTGATTGACCGCGCCATTGAACAAGGTGCACAGCCTGTCACTCCAACTCAAGAGCTTGCGGGATTGTTCATTCAGCCTGTCATTCTTAAAGACGTGAAGCACGATATGGACATCGTTCAACAAGAGATCTTTGGCCCTGTCGCTCCGATTATGAAGTTCGACAGCGATGAAGCGCTGATCGAAATGGCGAACGACACCATTTATGGTTTAGCGTCTTACTTCTACAGCCAGAATATCCACCGTGTATGGAAGGTAGCAGAAGCACTTGAGTACGGTATGGTTGGTATTAACGACGGCATGATCTCAACTGAGGTTGCACCTTTCGGTGGGGTGAAACAGTCAGGTATTGGCCGTGAAGGCGCTAAAGAAGGCATCGACGAGTACATGGATATTAAGTATCTATGTTTCGGTGGCAACTAA
- the pta gene encoding phosphate acetyltransferase has translation MKAIERIIDKAHLDRKRVVLSEAEDPRVLKAARLAIDKQLAYITLVGDEKAIIEAAQLHHINLAGIHIVSPQTSALKAVLAERLYELRKAKGMTYEDALEKVKDPLMFANLMVREGLVDGTVNGAVYTTSDVVRAALQIIGPAPDSELVSSFFLMMLCEPFHNLKGGMIFSDCGLVINPNETELASIAVAASNSAQTLLMEEPKVAMLSFSTNGSAKHESVDKVRNAAQLVKQRCPGIAVDQDVQLDAAIVTEIAAKKLPDSEVKGESNVLIFPNLEAGNIGYKLAERLGGAVAIGPLLQGLNQPANDLSRGCSAEDIFNVIAVTAVQAQQCKTVNAMTDTEADAQKSSEDQKAEEREELEFEFRY, from the coding sequence ATGAAAGCAATTGAACGGATTATTGATAAGGCGCACCTAGATCGTAAGCGTGTGGTGTTGAGTGAAGCTGAAGACCCTCGTGTACTCAAAGCGGCACGATTAGCGATAGATAAACAGCTTGCTTATATCACGCTGGTGGGCGATGAAAAGGCGATTATCGAAGCCGCGCAGCTGCATCATATTAACCTCGCGGGCATTCATATTGTTTCACCACAAACATCAGCACTTAAAGCCGTGTTGGCTGAGCGTCTGTATGAGTTAAGAAAAGCCAAAGGCATGACTTATGAAGATGCATTGGAGAAGGTTAAAGACCCACTGATGTTTGCCAACTTGATGGTGAGAGAAGGGCTGGTCGATGGCACAGTAAACGGTGCGGTTTATACCACTTCAGATGTGGTGCGAGCTGCGCTGCAGATCATCGGCCCAGCACCAGACAGTGAATTGGTATCGAGCTTCTTTCTGATGATGTTGTGCGAGCCTTTCCATAATCTTAAAGGCGGCATGATTTTCAGTGATTGTGGCTTGGTGATTAATCCCAATGAAACTGAACTGGCCTCCATTGCGGTTGCGGCATCAAACAGTGCTCAAACGCTGCTTATGGAAGAACCTAAGGTGGCAATGTTGTCGTTTTCTACCAACGGTAGTGCTAAACACGAATCAGTCGATAAGGTACGTAATGCCGCCCAGTTAGTGAAACAGCGTTGCCCGGGAATTGCGGTTGATCAGGACGTTCAACTCGACGCGGCGATTGTGACTGAAATTGCGGCGAAAAAATTGCCCGATTCCGAGGTGAAGGGCGAATCTAACGTTCTGATATTTCCCAACTTAGAGGCTGGCAATATCGGTTACAAACTTGCTGAAAGGCTAGGTGGCGCGGTCGCAATTGGTCCGTTGTTGCAAGGGCTGAATCAACCTGCCAATGACTTATCCAGAGGGTGCAGCGCCGAAGATATCTTCAATGTAATCGCGGTGACTGCCGTGCAAGCACAACAGTGTAAAACGGTAAATGCAATGACGGATACTGAAGCTGATGCTCAAAAATCTTCAGAAGATCAAAAAGCTGAAGAAAGAGAAGAATTAGAATTTGAGTTTAGATACTAA